Part of the Triticum aestivum cultivar Chinese Spring chromosome 4D, IWGSC CS RefSeq v2.1, whole genome shotgun sequence genome is shown below.
ACCTGGGCAGCCATGGCGCGGTCCGTTCTCCGTCTCCTCCATGGGAAACCCCAATGCCGCAACTAATCTAATGTAAATATGTAATTTTCTACTACTAGGAAATAGGACTCGAAGTATCAGGTGAAAATCTGGAAAGAGCCTTCTCCCGTGCGCCATCGGATAGACAAGAAACGGCATAGATCATAGGTGGGATTGTAACCAGCCACTCAAACACCTATTAGCAGATAACCCCCTCACTTTATCCCACCATCAGCAAAGCATTGACGTTTCAACCACGACCGTTTTGTCTTCGATCTCCTGGCGCGATGGCACCCTCCGTCGGCCGTGAGCTCTCTCCCTCTGCCGGTCGTAAACTCTCTCCCTCCACCGGCCGCGACGCGCCCTCCGCCGGGCGATGATCCCTGACCCTCGCCCTTTAGAACACGCGTCATCGCTGCATGTTGTAATCGATGATCTCGCTGCTCCTTCGTCTCCTGCCATGGCCTACTCGTAGCCCTGCAGAGGTAAACAACAGATTACGTATTCATGACTGTTTTCCTTACTCAATTTGTACTTTTGAGGTATCTGAATCATCTCGCCAATTCGTACTGTAGCATATACAACCGTTGTTGACAGTTATTGCCTTGTAAACTATCGTTCAACATATCACCCACTCCTGCATAGATAGATTATGTTTGTACTTTGATAGCAGTAGACTAAATTCCCAAAAAGATATATGGGATGAGTTCGTAGATAAAAGAAGAAATACGGGATGCCTGAATGACCCCAGCTATGAATCGGCTTGCTTGAAAACAACCTAGCTCATGTGTTCTTTCCTGTATTTTACGTTTTGTATGTCAGTTGGCTTTGTGCTTTTGTACCCGAAATCATGTATGGACCAGTCTGAAGTTGCAGAAAACACCTACTTCGCCACCTAAATGACACCACCATCAccccctctcctccacctccacaCATGGGAAGGGATTTCAAAAACtgctcatgaatttgaaaaaaagttccgAATTGAAAAATGGTTcacgtatttgaaaaaatgtttacaTTATTGGATTTTTAAAAATAATCGTGAATTGTAAAATGTTCCAAATTTCAAATTTGTTCATGTATTTTTTTAAATCCCGCATTTAAagaattcatgaatttgaaaaaatgttcctttCAGAAactgttcataaatttgaaaaatattcccaggtacaaaaatgttcatgattttgagaaATATTCCCAAAGTTAAAGATTTTTTCATGAATTTGAATTATCTTCCTAGATTTAAAAAATACTGGCATACTTGAAATTatgttctgattttttttaaagtcaGTTGTTTGAAAATTGTTCCcatatttcaaaaattgttcacaaatttgaaaaaaaactagttgtcaaaaaaatcacgaatttaGAAAAATGTTCCGAATTCGAAAACTATTCATGATTTTGGTTGTTGTTCCCGGATTTTAGAAATTGTTTGCAAATTTGAAATTTTTTCCCTAATTTCACATAATGTTCattattaaaaaaatcaaattttaaatAATCTCCACCAAACGAAAATGTTTCGGATTTCATAAAATAttcctgaatttgaaaataaaaaatgaaagagaaaaaacaacactgaataaacaaaaaaaaaagaaaactgatCTGGAAAGGATCTAGAACCTCTCTAAAACCGGAAAAGGAAACTAGTTGGGCTGTCTAACTGTACATAGCGGCAGCACAGGGTACGTGATACCTCGCTATTCCCCAACCTAGGCGCTAAATAGGATCTGCCCCAAAAGAACATAGGAAGAGGACAAGGAAGCCACACCCAAATGACACCATCATCATCCCATCTCCTCCACCTCCACACATCAGAAACCAAAATCCAAACCCAAATGGCACCACCATCAccccctctcctccacctccacaCACGGGGAGGAAAAAACAGTAGCGATATCCAAGGCAACTCATCGCAACACACCACCACTGCACGGACAAATGCAAACACCAACCATGCCGACGCCCATGGCCACGCGGCCGACGTCGACAATGGCGCCGAAGCTGCCCGCGCCGTCGACGCCGCGGCAATGCTACCTCCTGCCAGGCCGCCGGGCGGGGCTGGCGCGCGGCGCCCCCTCGGCGTCGTCGAAGAAGCGGAACCCGTGGCTCGACCCGTTCGACGACGGGCCCGACGAGGAGTTCGACTACACGGGCGTGTACTCGGGCGGGAAGCAGGAGGAGGACCCGCGGCCGCCGGAGGACGCGGAGAACCCCTACGGGTTCCTCCGGTTCCCCATGGGGTACATGCCGGAGCTGGACAGCCTGGCCTCCAAGGTGCGCGGCGACGTGCGCCGCGTCTGCTGCGTGGTCTCCGGCGGCGTCTACGAGAACGTGCTCTTCCTCCCCGTGGTGCAGATGCTCAAGGACCGGTACCCCGGCGTGCTCGTCGACGTGGTGGCGTCGGCGCGCGGGAAGCAGGTCTACGAGATGTGCAAGAACGTGCGGTACGCCAACGTGTACGACCCCGACGACGAGTGGCCGGAGCCCGCCGAGTACACCCACCAGCTCGGCGTCATGAAAGTACGCCGCCCTGCTCATTCGGTTCATCGATTCGACAGTCGAGACTAAATGAAGCTGAAGATGAATGTGTGTTTGTGCTGCGGTTGATTGGCAGAATAGGTACTACGACATGGTCCTGTCGACCAAGCTGGCAGGGACGGGGCACGCGCTGTTCCTCTTCATGTCGTCGGCGCGGGAGAATGTGGGCTACGTCTACCCCAACGTCAACGGCGCCGGCGCGGGACTGTTCCTCACCGAGATGTTCAAGCCGGCGACCACCAACCTCGCCGACGGTGGCTACAACATGTGAGCTCCTCGACGGTCACCTCCTCTGTAATTAACCATCAAGATTCAAGAACCACTCCCCCAGGAGCCAGGATTCTAAAAGACGCACTGGGAACGCTTGATCAGGTACCAGGACATGCTGGagtggctgggccggccggccAAGGGCGTGCCGCAGCAGCCGACGCCGCCGCTCAGGGTGTCCATCTCCAAGAAGCTGAGGGCGGTGGTGGAGGACAAGTACAACCGCGCGGGCGTGGAGAAGGGCAAGTACGTCGTCATCCACGGCATAGAATCGGACTCCGTCGCCAACATGAAGTCCAGGGGAGACGACGACTGCCTCCTCCCCCTCGAACTGTGGGCAGAGATCGCCAAGGAGATCAGGTAGCGCCTCTGCACTTGCTTGGCATCGTCTTAGCAGTCCTGACTGGAGCGGTGATCTCTTGGCATGCAGCTCTGGAGGCAATGGGCTGAGGCCTCTGTTTGTGATGCCACATGAGAAGCACAGGGAAGAGATCGAGGAGATTGTCGGTGAGGAGACGGCCTACCTGTTCATCACTACTCCTGGACAGGTAGGTTATTCATCCTCCTGCTTTTGCTTGATCAGAACCACAAATCTTTGAAACCTCCGTGAATCGATCATCGTTTTGACACTCTGTTTTCTACGATCATTCCCCACAGCTCACCTGCCTCATCAATGACTCTGCGGGCGTCGTCGCGACCAACACGGCCGCCGTTCAGCTCGCCAACGCCCGTGACAAGCCATGGTAGAGTAGACTCACAAGATTGTTCTTGCAGAATATGAACTGCTCACGCGCCATGTGAGTGTGACATTTCTTGTTTTCTTACTCAGTGTGGCGCTGTTCTCCTCCAAGGCGAAGGCGAGGCTGTTCCTGCCGTACGCGGAGGAGAGGAAGAGCTGCACCGTTGTCGCGTCGGCGACAGGCAAGCTGGCCGGCATTGACATCGAGGCGGTGAAGAAGGCGGTCAAGGACTTGGAGCCCGCTCCTAGCTTCGCATTGGCACAAACATAATAAAAAAGCATCGTCTTCGTTGTGTTGTACATAGATATGAAAATCGAGCTCATCTGACCAACAAATGTGACCAAGAGTTCGGTTTCTTGTAGTTACTTCAGTTCAGGTTCAGCACACAAATATATATTGGCGCACCGAGGCGTATTCCGCGATCGTAAATTTGACTTCTCTACATAAGTGGTCATCTAAATGTACGCGACAGTTCATGAAACAGgtcgctttatagataaagcacaaATCAAACTACATGGCAAAGCAATGTAGAGTGCCGAGGGAGCCCTCTTACACGGCAGATCCTGGAATAGCCGGACAATCTAAATGCATGCGACTACCTTGCCGAAAGATAATATAGGTAGGTCTGACACTCTGAATACAACGTCAAGTCACATCATAGGACACCTGAGTTCCATGACAGCGCTCTCACGAGGGGAAACGTCATTACGTGTTGCGATTGTCGAGTCTAAGATGGATAAGAGTATTCGTCTAGAACACTGGCATGGAGAGAAAAACCACAACAACATCCTCAAGACAAACACGACACCCGTGAGCGTCGCCGCCGTCGGCGCCAAAGCCTTATGCTTTCATTCGGCAGCTCACCCGTGCCACCATGATGCACCCAGAACCGCCTCGACAAGCAAAAGccaccagatccagatctgggCGACGCTACTGTCCGCGACAGATAATGCGCCCGAATCACCCACCACTACACCCCTCGCCGCCCAGAAGACTAAGAGACATAGGCAACACCGCCGCCCCGCTGGAGAGCCAAACACGCAGACCACCATCCGGTGCCACCGCCCCGGTATCCATGCACCCAGACACCATCAATCATCCACGTCACGGCCACCCAACTATAGTAGGAGGAGGAAAAGGCACCTCCTTCACTCCTAGCCCAACATCATCCGCCGGGTTTGCGCCGGTGCCTTCATGGTAGGAAGTGCCCACACCTGCCTCCCTAACCTGTCCCGATGGGCCGGCAGGATACAACCTAGTGACTGCCGACGGTCGCTACCGAGCAAACTCATAACGCTGCCATGTCTGTGGCCACCGATGTCAATCGGTCCGACGACACGACAGCACCCGAAGAGCCCAAATCGGACGGACATGACCAACAGGTGCAGCAGATAAGAAGAGCACTGAGCACAACATGAAGGCACCCAATGCAAACCAAGTCAGCTCCTTGTGCATGCGCACTGTCGGACGCTGTCCACCACCACGAACCACATTATGGTGCAATTAATGTGTCTATGCGAGAGGcttcttttttttcgaaacggaataTGCGAGAGGCTTCTTGTTCCTTCTGCTTCGGAAATTTGGCCTTCAAAGACTAACACCTCAGTCCATGGCAAGGGGAAGAGAATGATGGTGTGCTATGAAAGGGCAGAGGGAGCATATTTAggttaagagcatctacagccgggcgcccAATATCCGTCTCATACGCTCCGCTAAGCTGTTTGGTCACTGACTGGTCACAAAATATCGACCCAACCGGAgctctcaaacgcccgggctgaccggcaacCCTCATATCCGTCCCAAATGTAGGGCAGATATGAGGCGGTCCGGGCACGCTCGGACGCGCCTGCCACGTCAGCCCGGCCCACCGCTGGCCCACCGCTCCGCTCCCCTCCCCTTCCCGCGCTTCCATTTCCCCAATCCGCTCCGTGCCGGCGAGTATGTCCAGCACCGGCAGCCACTCCGATGGCAGCTCTGGAGACGAGCAAGAGCTGGCGCTCGAGCGCTTGCTGGTCGATACGGGCGGCAGCTCCGGGTCCGGTGCGACGCCCCCTGTCGCCCGTCGCGCCAGCGCCGATGCCGGCGCCGACCCTTCCCGCCCCACGCGCGGATCTGCGGGGCCTGCCAAATCTGCTCCTCCCgcccgaccgcctcctccacctccggccgctgcTCCGAGTGGGAATAGTGAATTCATCACAATAAAGAAGAAAATGTGCAAGGCCCTACAAATCCTATGTTTCATTGCCCTCCCCTCACATGCTGCTCATCCTTTACATCATACTAGCATTATGACTTACACATTTGCGTATGCTCTTAGCTGTCGTAAAACCAGATCCGGCGCCAGCGGATTGAATGGCAAGAGAGTACATTGGGAGCTCTACCTGTACATTAAGTATGGCATCGTTTGCCGAAAAAAAAAGTATGGCATCGTTGTTTTNNNNNNNNNNNNNNNNNNNNNNNNNNNNNNNNNNNNNNNNNNNNNNNNNNNNNNNNNNNNNNNNNNNNNNNNNNNNNNNNNNNNNNNNNNNNNNNNNNNNNNNNNNNNNNNNNNNNNNNNNNNNNNNNNNNNNNNNNNNNNNNNNNNNNNNNNNNNNNNNNNNNNNNNNNNNNNNNNNNNNNNNNNNNNNNNNNNNNNNNNNNNNNNNNNNNNNNNNNNNNNNNNNNNNNNNNNNNNNNNNNNNNNNNNNNNNNNNNNNNNNNNNNNNNNNNNNNNNNNNNNNNNNNNNNNNNNNNNNNNNNNNNNNNNNNNNNNNNNNNNNNNNNNNNNNNNNNNNNNNNNNNNNNNNNNNNNNNNNNNNNNNNNNNNNNNNNNNNNNNNNNNNNNNNNNNNNNNNNNNNNNNNNNNNNNNNNNNNNNNNNNNNNNNNNNNNNNNNNNNNNNNNNNNNNNNNNNNNNNNNNNNNNNNNNNNNNNNNNNNNNNNNNNNNNNNNNNNNNNNNNNNNNNNNNNNNNNNNNNNNNNNNNNNAATTATTCAACTGATTTTTCAGCTTTGTCTTAGCCTCCAATATATGCATCCCTGATCCTATGTAGCCTGCCAGACACCTCCTCCATGCTGATGCGTTCACTTGGAGAGGACTTGGTACAGCAAAGGCCAACATTCAGCACAGAAAGTAAACAATGTACTCCATTATCCTCCGCCGATGGAGCTTCTTCGCAAAGGTCCAACTCTTGTACTAGTAGTGGATCAACGATCTGCAATGTCAGGGAAGTTGACCTCTGCAAACTTTGCAATGCTTAATCCGTCCTTGAACATGCCATCTGTTGGGCTCTTACGTATGAATATTTCAAGGAGAACGACCCCAAAGCTGTAAACATCTGCAGCGGTAGAAACTTGACCAGCCGCTCCATATTCTGTAGATTGCATATATCGAGAGATCGGTTTAATCTCACACTTCCAACTAAATTAGTAAGAAAAACATACCGTAAAAAGATAATACCTGGAGCAACATATCCTATGGTTCCCCTGATTGCAAGCGAAGAAACCGATGTCGAGCCATCAAAGGATGATGACATGGGATACATTTGCAACCGTGCGAGTCCAAAGTCTCCAACATGAGCTACCATGTCATTGTCCAGAAGAATGTTGCTGGGTTTGAGATCACAATGAACAATACTTCCGTGGTGGTTATGGTGCAGGTACGCCATTGCATCTGCTATATCCACCACAATGCTTAACCTT
Proteins encoded:
- the LOC123096170 gene encoding photosynthetic NDH subunit of subcomplex B 1, chloroplastic; this translates as MQTPTMPTPMATRPTSTMAPKLPAPSTPRQCYLLPGRRAGLARGAPSASSKKRNPWLDPFDDGPDEEFDYTGVYSGGKQEEDPRPPEDAENPYGFLRFPMGYMPELDSLASKVRGDVRRVCCVVSGGVYENVLFLPVVQMLKDRYPGVLVDVVASARGKQVYEMCKNVRYANVYDPDDEWPEPAEYTHQLGVMKNRYYDMVLSTKLAGTGHALFLFMSSARENVGYVYPNVNGAGAGLFLTEMFKPATTNLADGGYNMYQDMLEWLGRPAKGVPQQPTPPLRVSISKKLRAVVEDKYNRAGVEKGKYVVIHGIESDSVANMKSRGDDDCLLPLELWAEIAKEISSGGNGLRPLFVMPHEKHREEIEEIVGEETAYLFITTPGQLTCLINDSAGVVATNTAAVQLANARDKPCVALFSSKAKARLFLPYAEERKSCTVVASATGKLAGIDIEAVKKAVKDLEPAPSFALAQT